One Entelurus aequoreus isolate RoL-2023_Sb linkage group LG09, RoL_Eaeq_v1.1, whole genome shotgun sequence genomic window carries:
- the LOC133657306 gene encoding glycine N-acyltransferase-like protein 3, whose protein sequence is MKVLQKDETKIAESILRKDLPKSFQVYGFLYAYNRNKPSNIMFIVDTWPDFKVIICRPDPENKLALEWVKKIIFYCKDEQILKKMLLKDEVVDWSGYFIVGGIDSIHTLTLKEVSSNRQVSYKPMVSAHLLYLPDHSSLMTPVFDSALESRVSPLSHSHVDLVNQTWKFGGDEHGYNRIKAQVSNMPSCCITDDQGRPVSWILLYEYMAMGMLYTVPEHRRKGYAKVLVHTLAQTLLNQGYPVFCYIEEENTVSYKLFKSLGFIEDPSYRVLWAQLNL, encoded by the exons ATGAAGGTCCTACAAAAAGACGAGACCAAGATTGCTGAGAGTATTCTACGAAAAGACCTACCCAAGAGTTTTCAG GTCTATGGATTCTTATATGCTTACAACAGGAACAAACCTAGCAATATAATGTTCATTGTTGATACATGGCCTGATTTTAAGGTCATCATTTGCCGACCTGATCCTGAG AATAAGCTAGCCTTGGAATGGGTAAAAAAGATAATATTTTACTGCAAGGATGAGCAGATTTTGAAGAAAATGTTATTAAAGGACGAAGTAGTTGACTGGAGCGGTTATTTTATTGTTGgag GCATTGACAGCATTCATACCCTCACGCTCAAAGAGGTTTCATCGAACAGACAAGTCAGCTACAAACCTATGGTGTCTGCACATCTTCTGTATTTGCCAGACCATAGCTCTCTGATGACGCCAGTATTTGACAG TGCCCTTGAATCAAGGGTTTCACCTCTCAGTCATTCCCATGTTGACCTGGTAAATCAAACCTGGAAGTTTGGAGGAGATGAACACGGATACAACAGAATTAAAGCCCAGGTCAGCAACATGCCTTCATGCTGCATCACTGATGATCAGGGTCGGCCTGTATCATGGATACTTTTGTATGAGTACATGGCAATGGGCATGTTGTATACTGTGCCCGAGCACAGACGAAAAGGGTATGCCAAAGTGTTGGTCCATACCTTGGCCCAGACACTCCTTAATCAGGGTTACCCGGTGTTCTGCTACATTGAGGAGGAAAACACGGTCTCTTATAAGCTTTTTAAAAGCCTTGGCTTTATTGAGGATCCCTCATACAGAGTACTCTGGGCTCAGTTGAACTTGTGA